Proteins from a single region of Candidatus Binatia bacterium:
- the pyrF gene encoding orotidine 5'-phosphate decarboxylase has protein sequence MEARERLIVALDFPADPENPTRPILPEDAYRIVETLGDLVSFYKVGWPLYMTGGTDVVRGLKKRGKRVFLDLKFGDIPETVRRLVEVAVAEGVDLLTVQGPRQTVEAAVRARGTAPLGILSVTLLTSLGQADLREMGFAGTVEDFVVRKAEEARMAGADGVVASAREVLAVRGRIGTPGFLVVTPGIRPKGAAAEDHARSATPAEALRAGADYLVVGRPITRAPDLRAAAREVIAEITRGVGDR, from the coding sequence ATGGAGGCTCGGGAAAGGCTCATCGTCGCGCTCGACTTCCCGGCGGACCCCGAGAATCCCACGCGCCCCATCCTCCCCGAAGACGCCTACCGGATCGTGGAGACGCTCGGTGACCTCGTAAGCTTCTACAAGGTCGGCTGGCCCCTCTACATGACCGGTGGCACGGACGTCGTCCGCGGGCTCAAGAAGAGGGGCAAGCGCGTTTTCCTCGACCTCAAGTTCGGCGACATCCCCGAGACCGTCCGCCGCCTTGTCGAAGTGGCCGTGGCCGAAGGCGTGGACCTTCTCACGGTGCAGGGGCCGCGGCAGACCGTGGAGGCCGCCGTGCGGGCGCGCGGCACGGCTCCGCTCGGGATTCTTTCCGTGACCCTGCTCACGAGCCTCGGCCAGGCGGACCTGCGCGAGATGGGTTTTGCGGGCACGGTCGAAGACTTCGTCGTCCGGAAGGCCGAAGAAGCGCGGATGGCCGGGGCGGACGGCGTCGTTGCTTCGGCGCGCGAGGTCCTGGCCGTGCGCGGCCGCATCGGCACGCCCGGGTTTCTCGTCGTGACGCCCGGGATCCGCCCGAAGGGCGCGGCCGCCGAGGACCACGCCCGGTCGGCCACGCCTGCCGAAGCGCTGAGGGCGGGCGCGGACTACCTCGTCGTCGGCCGCCCGATCACGAGAGCTCCGGACCTCCGGGCCGCGGCTCGGGAGGTGATTGCCGAGATCACCCGGGGCGTGGGCGACCGCTGA